AAATTCCGTCGCCATTTTCGAATGGCAAGGCATGTGTTCAATCGTATCCGAGAGGGAGTGGTTGCTCATGACCCATACTTCGAGTGCAAGACGGACGCCCTTGGCAAGCTTGGATTCTCCTCTTACCAGAAATGCACCGCGGCCATCTGCATGCTTGCAAATGGAATTCCAGGCGATCTGGTGGATGAGTATGTGCGTATGAGTGAGACAACATGTCTGATGTCAATGTACAAGTTCTGCCAGGCTGTGATCGAGGTGTTTGGCCCGGAGTACTTGAGGCAGCCAACTGCCGCTGATACAGAGAGATTGTAGGCGACCAACTCAGTTAGAGGCTTTCCAGGCATGCTTGGTAGCATAGATTgtatgcactgggagtggaagaactgtcTATTTGCTTGGCAGGGTCAGTACAAGGGGCATGTCAAAGCGTGCACTGTCATATTAGAAGCGGTGGCTTTGCAGGATCTTTGGATATGGCATTCTTTCTTCGGCATGGCAGGttctcacaatgatatcaacgtgctgcaGCGTTCTCCAGTCTTCGCAAGGCTTGCAGAAGGCCACTCCCCACCTGTCAATTTTGCGATCAACGGCCACGAGTACAACAAGGGATACTATCTAGCTGATGGTATATACCCTCAGTGGTCAACTTTTGTGAAGACAATCTCAAACCCCCAAGGTGAGAAGAGAAAGAGATTTGCCCAAATGTAAGAGAGTGCTAGAAAGGAAGTGGAACATGCTTTTGGTGTGCTTCAATCCCGGTGGGGTATCGTTCGAAACCCTGCACTATCATGGGATGAAATATAGctttgggaggtgatgactgcttgtgtgatcacgCACAATATGATCGTCGAGGACGAGCGTGATGAGAGTATTTTCGACCAAGGATTTGATTATCAAGGTGAGAATGTTGAGCCCCTGCACGTGGAACCGGCCACATTTGAACAGTTTGTCCAATTCCATCGCGAGCTGCGTGATTGGCACACCCATTTGGATCTTCAAAATGAGTTGGTTGAGCACGTGTGGGATCACATTGAcaaccaatagatgtattggTTCATTTTATGTACCATTCTAGACAATTTTGATTtggttgtaaaactattttattGGAGACAATTTTTATTGGGTTGTAAAACTATTTTTATTTTCGGACAAGATGGGGCTAATGGTTGCGGCCGGACGCTGGGCGCACGGTCACCATATCCCA
This sequence is a window from Aegilops tauschii subsp. strangulata cultivar AL8/78 chromosome 7, Aet v6.0, whole genome shotgun sequence. Protein-coding genes within it:
- the LOC109766696 gene encoding uncharacterized protein, encoding MDSGDEFFFHHFICSSDDSSSDDEDLVVAALVVHDHIQRQLPRYRGSLPGRAPNLNRNRERGHALLYADYFANTPLFKPDKFRRHFRMARHVFNRIREGVVAHDPYFECKTDALGKLGFSSYQKCTAAICMLANGIPGDLVDEYVRMSETTCLMSMYKFCQAVIEVFGPEYLRQPTAADTERL